The Glycine soja cultivar W05 chromosome 19, ASM419377v2, whole genome shotgun sequence genomic sequence TAGTAGCTAAGATGTTGGGTGAGGGATACATATTAGGCACTCAAGTATATCAACTACAACATATCATGGGCACAACAAACTATGACAAACAGTATTGATACTAATAGGAAGGAAGTCTAACTGAATACAGTCTTGGCTTCTAATCATACCAATGTCCTAGGAAAGACTAATTGAATGCATGATCCTTTGGAAATCTAAATCAGTAGAAGAGGTCACTTGGGAAGAGGAGACCAACATCAGAGGTCAACTCCCCATACTTTTGCCCTGAGGATAAGACATGTTTTGAATTGATGATCCAAAAGCTAAGgccatataattttattttgtaggtgAAAACCAAATTACAAAGAGTTCTGAAATTGTGAGTGTGTGGTGAATTTGATAGTTAGTttagaggaaaaaggaaggttAGGAGGTTTCTCCATAGGTGGAAGCTTTtgctattatttttgttatttgctTTTCCTGTTTCTTGATGAATATACTAGTCTGCCTTTCAAAGATAGGATTTGTTCCTATAACAATTGCTAGAATAAAATACAATGAAGAATAAAATAGAGCCCACACAAGTCTTGCTATAATACCATAGATTGTAATCACCAACAGACAAAATACAGAAAATGTGACTTCAACGCCAGTACAAAGCATGGCTACTGCTACATTTGTGCTATGCATTTGTGCTCTAGTAAAAATATAGGAGATATGGAACCAACTCAGAAAAATATGTGCAAATTGGAAGGCATGCTTGCATCTAATATGCCTGCGGAGCCTTCAACGCCAGTACAAAGCATGACTACTGCTACTATTTCTACGACTAAGGGCACAATATAAATATGAGGTATGTatggtatatatattttcatgtagTTGCTTCAACTTGGatttatcattttgtttctaatttaGACAAGAGGTGTCTTGAATTGGTTTATGGAATTAAAGTGTGTATATGTTGGGTCACTTTACCAGATTCACATGACatttttaaaagccaaaaacaattatttgatGAATCTTCATAGCATAAGCACAAAACAACCAAGGAAAGACAAAAACTTTGCTTCCCATATATAGTTAAGTCAGCTTCTCATCACGCCCCACACCATACATATCCTTACCCCATTCATTTTTAGCTATAAATGTGCATCAAGCAAAGGTTAGGCTTGGACACATGCATTAGAACCCTATCAAGTAAAGAGGGTTAcagaaataaaaagagaaagccGACAACACATCATATTGGTGTCTTATATTCAGGAACATGGTCCTGGAAATTGGAGGGCAGTTCTTGCCAAAACAGGTTAATTAATTAGCCCTACACtcaatttgattattattttgcaTAATATTGGttcttgttctttgttgtgtttattagatcattatttaaaaatgtttctgATTGAAATATTGGCCATTTGGGTTTCATTGTTTTATCTTTGGATCTGAATTGATTTTTCCATTTTGGGGTTATTTTCAGGGTTTTCAAGATGCAGCAAGAGTTGCAGACTTAGATCAACTAATTACCTGAGGCCAGGAATCAAACAAGGCAACTTCTCAGAACAAGAGGAGAAGATGATAATCCATCTTCAAGATCTTTTAGGAAACAGGTACAAATCAATCTTCCAAGCACCTACTTAGTTTGAGTTTtgaagatttatttatttttaactgttTTGAGTATTTTGATTTGGGAAGTTCTATGTTACCAAtttaacgttaacatcagtttgtgaaaaaccgatgttaacgtaagctcattaacatcaattttctcaaaaatcaatgttaaccactgcacattaatttcaattatgtCACCGTGTTAACCTTAATATCGATTTTTCTCAAAATGGATGTTAAAGTGACAAtgttaaatctattttttctagtaatatatttatttggtTCCAA encodes the following:
- the LOC114398714 gene encoding transcription factor MYB30-like, whose product is MVRARCCEKVGLKKGRWTTEEDIILVSYIQEHGPGNWRAVLAKTGFSRCSKSCRLRSTNYLRPGIKQGNFSEQEEKMIIHLQDLLGNRYKSIFQAPT